In Gemmata obscuriglobus, a single genomic region encodes these proteins:
- a CDS encoding RNA polymerase sigma factor gives MAVSQPLCNSLQQLNRALLAAKLADLPDAELIGRFAERRDESAFAALVRRHGPLVLGVCRRVLRHEQDAEDAFQATFLVLARDATAVRRAGAVGSWLYGVAYNVARRAETARRRRAAREREAAVRQPTAAPETAPDDLRDVLDRELNALPDKYRTAVVLCDLTGLTAQQASVEVGCPAKTLGTRLARGRALLADRLVRRGVGLSVGALVAISAPSAAGAVPPRLAEFTVQLVAGSNTGPATAPPAVAALAEGVSNVMALKTLKLVAVLVCGVVLVGGVAKHGGFALHARHTKLARSAAPGTTETPDGSPAVEQKNPADFLDHFHRFIEHVHDVLGIGPGEQIAAAPGEGKKDETPAGVWVKKDGELKVEFSEKGVLSLSPHGENKVVVIVCEFGPGKDGLVKAKVTGFEGIEEAKKKIMDRLPLGTEFTFVWKVNGGSATLGDVKSGKDTADVLKSHLEAEYTKK, from the coding sequence ATGGCCGTATCGCAACCGCTCTGCAACTCGCTCCAGCAGTTGAACCGCGCCCTGCTCGCCGCGAAACTCGCCGACCTGCCCGACGCGGAACTGATCGGGCGGTTCGCGGAGCGGCGCGACGAGTCCGCGTTCGCCGCGCTGGTGCGCCGGCACGGGCCGCTCGTTCTCGGCGTGTGCCGGCGCGTGCTGCGGCACGAACAGGACGCCGAGGACGCCTTTCAGGCGACGTTTCTGGTGCTCGCCCGCGACGCCACCGCCGTCCGGCGGGCCGGCGCGGTCGGGAGCTGGTTGTACGGGGTGGCCTACAACGTCGCGCGCCGCGCCGAAACCGCCCGCCGGCGCCGCGCGGCCCGGGAGCGCGAGGCGGCCGTGCGACAACCGACCGCCGCACCCGAAACGGCTCCGGACGACCTGCGGGATGTGCTCGACCGCGAACTGAACGCGCTGCCGGACAAGTACCGCACCGCCGTTGTGCTGTGCGACCTCACGGGGCTGACCGCCCAGCAGGCGTCGGTCGAAGTCGGGTGCCCGGCGAAGACGCTGGGGACACGACTCGCCCGCGGGCGGGCACTTCTGGCAGACCGGCTCGTGCGGCGCGGCGTCGGGCTGTCGGTCGGGGCGCTGGTCGCGATTTCGGCTCCCTCCGCGGCCGGCGCCGTGCCGCCGCGGCTGGCCGAGTTTACGGTCCAGCTCGTAGCCGGATCGAACACCGGGCCGGCGACCGCCCCTCCGGCTGTCGCGGCCCTTGCAGAAGGAGTGTCGAACGTCATGGCGCTGAAAACGCTCAAACTCGTTGCGGTTCTGGTGTGCGGTGTTGTACTCGTCGGCGGCGTGGCGAAGCACGGCGGGTTCGCCCTTCACGCCCGCCACACGAAACTGGCCCGATCCGCTGCACCCGGCACAACGGAAACTCCCGACGGTTCACCGGCAGTGGAGCAAAAGAACCCCGCCGATTTTCTCGACCACTTCCACCGGTTCATTGAGCACGTCCACGACGTGCTCGGGATCGGACCGGGGGAACAGATCGCCGCTGCCCCAGGTGAAGGTAAGAAGGATGAAACACCCGCCGGCGTGTGGGTGAAGAAGGACGGCGAGTTAAAGGTCGAATTCTCCGAGAAGGGCGTTCTGAGCCTCTCTCCGCACGGCGAAAACAAGGTGGTTGTGATCGTCTGCGAGTTCGGTCCCGGCAAGGACGGGCTGGTGAAGGCCAAAGTGACCGGGTTCGAGGGGATAGAAGAAGCGAAGAAAAAGATCATGGACCGCCTGCCGCTCGGAACAGAGTTCACCTTCGTGTGGAAGGTGAACGGCGGCTCCGCAACCCTCGGCGATGTGAAGAGCGGTAAGGACACGGCCGACGTGTTGAAGTCTCACCTGGAGGCCGAATACACGAAGAAGTAG
- a CDS encoding ATP-grasp domain-containing protein — protein MHFLFPTDPRGRNVPEDLFEEQAVALAAAGFASSLLSDGVLRNGRGLEGVPPAATVVYRGWMLNAAEYGRLAGAIESAGGVPLTPPREYLLAHHLPNWYPLIPDLTPETRVYPADADWVRELGALGWDGFFVKDYVKSLKTSVGSLVRDPARIDRVVAEMKAYRGEIEGGICVRRVEDFVAGTERRYFVIRGRPYTADPSEPIPDAVRTCAERIPSPFFSVDVVQRSDGVSRVVEVGDGQVSDLVGWSAERFAGVWQEAR, from the coding sequence ATGCACTTCCTGTTTCCCACGGACCCACGCGGCCGGAACGTGCCCGAGGACCTCTTTGAGGAACAGGCGGTCGCGCTCGCGGCGGCCGGGTTCGCGTCCTCGCTCCTCTCGGACGGCGTGCTGCGGAACGGGCGAGGGCTCGAAGGCGTCCCGCCGGCCGCGACCGTGGTCTACCGGGGCTGGATGCTGAACGCCGCGGAGTACGGGCGGCTCGCTGGGGCGATCGAGAGCGCGGGAGGGGTTCCGCTGACCCCACCGAGGGAGTACCTGCTCGCACACCACCTGCCGAACTGGTACCCACTCATCCCCGACCTGACGCCCGAAACCCGGGTGTACCCGGCCGATGCCGACTGGGTGCGCGAGTTGGGCGCGCTCGGGTGGGACGGGTTCTTCGTGAAGGACTATGTCAAGTCGCTCAAGACCTCGGTCGGCTCGCTCGTCCGCGACCCGGCCCGGATCGACCGGGTCGTGGCCGAGATGAAAGCATACCGCGGTGAAATCGAGGGCGGGATTTGCGTGCGCCGCGTCGAGGACTTCGTGGCCGGAACCGAGCGGCGTTACTTCGTGATCAGGGGCCGGCCCTACACGGCCGACCCGTCCGAACCGATCCCGGACGCCGTCCGGACGTGCGCCGAACGTATCCCGAGCCCCTTCTTCTCGGTCGATGTGGTGCAACGGAGCGACGGCGTGAGCCGGGTGGTGGAAGTCGGCGACGGCCAGGTCTCCGATCTCGTTGGTTGGTCGGCGGAGCGGTTCGCGGGGGTGTGGCAGGAGGCCCGCTGA